In the Hyphomonadaceae bacterium BL14 genome, one interval contains:
- a CDS encoding alpha/beta hydrolase: MSPSLSPVPAPPLSLNDWRAGGSMFGYRGHDIFQRTGGDWRDESRPVLILIHGFPTASWDWAHQWDALCERYRVAAIDMIGFGFSAKPADYAYSIQDQADLHETWFDRLGVSACHILAHDYGDTVAQELLARMIDRRASGAAGLEILSICFLNGGLFPEQHRATLTQRLLHSPLGPLLSRMMTRQRFETGLCEVFGPDTKPSPETLDAFWSLAMMGGGMPRIGHKLLNYITERRATRDRWVGALVHSPVPLRVIDGALDPVSGAHMVEHYQSLVPNPDTVLIPHVGHYPQLEAPGEVLDAFLEFRSGMQKA, translated from the coding sequence ATGTCCCCGTCCCTGTCCCCCGTTCCGGCCCCGCCGCTATCCCTCAATGACTGGCGCGCGGGCGGGTCGATGTTTGGCTATCGCGGCCATGATATCTTCCAGCGCACGGGCGGCGACTGGCGTGACGAGAGCCGCCCCGTCCTGATCCTGATTCACGGCTTCCCGACCGCCAGCTGGGACTGGGCGCACCAGTGGGACGCCCTGTGCGAGCGCTACCGGGTGGCGGCTATCGATATGATCGGGTTCGGCTTTTCGGCCAAGCCGGCAGATTACGCCTACTCGATCCAGGACCAGGCAGACCTGCACGAGACCTGGTTTGACCGGCTGGGGGTGAGCGCCTGCCATATCCTGGCTCACGACTATGGCGACACGGTTGCCCAGGAATTGCTGGCCCGCATGATCGACCGGCGGGCCAGCGGGGCGGCGGGGCTGGAGATTCTATCCATCTGTTTTCTCAATGGCGGCCTGTTTCCCGAGCAGCACCGCGCCACCCTCACCCAGCGCTTGCTGCACTCGCCGCTGGGGCCGCTCCTGAGCCGGATGATGACAAGACAGCGTTTTGAAACAGGGCTTTGCGAGGTGTTCGGCCCCGATACGAAGCCTTCACCTGAAACGCTCGACGCCTTCTGGTCGCTGGCGATGATGGGCGGCGGCATGCCGCGCATCGGTCACAAGCTGTTGAATTATATTACCGAACGGCGCGCGACACGGGATCGCTGGGTGGGCGCGCTGGTTCATTCGCCCGTGCCATTGCGGGTGATCGACGGCGCGTTGGATCCGGTGTCCGGAGCCCATATGGTCGAGCATTATCAGTCACTTGTGCCAAACCCCGACACGGTGCTCATTCCTCACGTCGGCCACTACCCCCAGCTCGAAGCGCCTGGCGAGGTGCTTGACGCCTTCCTTGAATTCCGGTCGGGTATGCAAAAGGCCTGA
- a CDS encoding alpha-2-macroglobulin family protein, with product MIARNWLRFGVLLVLGAALAACDPVDRPDAPAAQGPQLTLRAADAPRAAETASDQFEYLRYAINTESASPELCLTFSAPLDPQLDYSGYVEIDEPVSLAVSGQRLCLGGLQFGQTRTVTLRQGLPSAEGTSLAADEQAVLTFDDRPAFIGFAGSGVVLPRIDADGLAIQTVNVPRVRVIVHRVTDRALAFREITSGFDAASGEWNWAYGEETPGDAGVEVWRGEMDTPGDANASVITVFPIAEAIGQLQPGAYYIEVDDADAIERDADRGDQARARRWIIVTDLAFTAWRSGDGMEVTVRSLQTARPAEGAEVRLVARSNEVLANRTTGADGKARFSAALMNGTDGNTPRLLAAYGPDGDFALLDLNRNPVDLSNQPVAGRDRPGQGDAFVYLDRGVYRPGETVQASALLRDLAGLALTGRAGSLVVYQPNGLELTRHRFGTAPNAGGLSHGFELPRSAARGQWRLALELDGAGEAGSTRFAVEDFVPQRVELTLNADTGTPMRAGETRMVDARVRFLYGAPGAGLVVEGSARVEPDPNPFPGWTGYRFGLHDEQFSESLEDLPRTAADGRGEARVPVSAGGRGEESSLPLRLRAVIRVQEPGGRAVADDVRIPYRPQARYAALRSEFDGAAERNAPARFSLIAVDADGAPVAADMQWRLVRRDYNYDWYRTDGGEWRWRRSERVVPVESGQTRLGGADAAEISTGSLAWGDYTLIVSDGERDIASTGFWVGYGGRAQAGEEAPDTVRVAGPDTAPEAGSNAVITVRAPYAGLAEVVVANDRILTSRQIEVSEEGAQITLPVTADWGSGAYVMVSVYTPRDAVDQPRPRRAVGVAWVPVNVDGRTFDLTLDAPERAIPEQPLVVNIRAEGGPRAERAWVTVAAVDEGILLLTNFRSPSPEDWFFGQTQLGVDLLDDYGRVLDPNQGAAAPVRSGGDQIGAAGLSVVPTRTVALFSGPVQLDRSGRASISLDVPQFNGELRLMAVAWSEGGLGSASRPVTVREDAPAELILPRFMSPGDTAQATVTVDNIDLPAGAFSAQISATGPLSGPSEAVEMTLEPGQREDRRVRLTADTAGIGELVLAVTGPQNFATERSYPIEVRSAWLPESRVERRTLRPGESWTPPAAALAGYVDGTGSLLVSASAFPIDMGPLYRDLAAYPYACTEQSLSRAMPLLYARQLAGLSDEEMRGGAAADVRRTIEQVLSRQSGDGAFGLWRVGDGQASPWLGAYATDFLSRAEQQGYPVPRAALDRALSQLQPIARGELWRAYGYNTSVPEARWTRDTRQRLEDRSAAYALYVLARNGQADRSRLRYMHDERIRQIESPLARAHIGAGLAAMGDRPRAASAFGAAVEALGYRNEGDWYQSVRRDTAAVLALAAEAGQTGIVEQLAGRLSRDLPEPSRLTTQEKVFLILAAHALAGDSEAASISYDGAADDPAAVRFDADTLAQAGAFTNTGTQPVFVTMLARGAPAEAPAASASMLRLEKTILNTRGETVDPASVVQGDRLVISLELTPERQAMASYVIADLLPAGFEIEGVLTAGDGAPDGPYAFLGELSYPQVAEARDDRFVAAIESRSGRTERFAYVVRPVTAGEFALPGAVAEDMYRPDVTARTGSGRLAIRP from the coding sequence ATGATCGCGCGCAATTGGCTACGCTTCGGGGTTTTGCTCGTTCTGGGCGCGGCGTTGGCCGCCTGCGACCCGGTGGACAGGCCGGATGCGCCAGCGGCTCAGGGTCCCCAGCTGACCCTGCGCGCAGCCGACGCTCCACGCGCCGCCGAGACGGCTTCTGACCAGTTCGAATACCTGCGCTATGCGATCAACACCGAGTCCGCGTCGCCGGAATTATGCCTGACGTTCTCCGCGCCGCTCGACCCGCAACTGGATTACTCCGGCTATGTCGAGATTGACGAGCCGGTCTCGCTCGCTGTGAGCGGCCAGCGGCTTTGCCTGGGCGGCCTGCAGTTCGGGCAAACCCGCACCGTCACGCTGCGCCAGGGCCTGCCGTCTGCCGAGGGCACCAGCCTGGCTGCCGACGAGCAGGCTGTGCTCACCTTTGATGACCGGCCTGCCTTTATCGGCTTTGCCGGCTCGGGCGTCGTCCTGCCGCGCATTGATGCCGACGGGCTGGCCATCCAGACCGTCAACGTGCCGCGCGTGCGCGTGATCGTGCACCGGGTCACCGACCGCGCGCTGGCTTTCCGTGAGATCACCTCCGGGTTCGATGCGGCGAGCGGCGAATGGAACTGGGCTTATGGTGAGGAAACGCCGGGCGATGCGGGTGTTGAGGTCTGGCGCGGCGAGATGGATACGCCCGGCGACGCCAATGCATCTGTTATCACCGTATTCCCCATCGCAGAGGCGATCGGCCAGCTGCAACCGGGCGCTTATTATATCGAAGTCGACGATGCGGACGCCATAGAGCGCGATGCGGATCGCGGTGATCAGGCGCGTGCGCGCCGCTGGATTATCGTTACCGATCTGGCCTTTACAGCCTGGCGCAGCGGCGACGGCATGGAAGTTACGGTGCGCTCGCTGCAGACCGCTCGCCCGGCTGAAGGTGCCGAGGTGCGTCTGGTCGCGCGGTCCAATGAGGTGCTGGCCAACCGCACCACAGGGGCGGATGGCAAGGCGCGCTTCAGCGCGGCTTTGATGAACGGGACGGATGGAAATACCCCGCGCCTTCTGGCCGCTTACGGGCCGGATGGCGATTTCGCGCTGCTGGACCTCAACCGCAATCCCGTCGATCTGTCCAATCAACCCGTCGCGGGCCGGGACCGGCCCGGCCAGGGCGATGCCTTTGTCTATCTCGACCGGGGCGTCTACCGTCCCGGCGAGACGGTGCAGGCCAGCGCGTTGCTCCGGGATCTCGCCGGACTCGCTCTGACCGGGCGGGCCGGATCGCTTGTTGTGTATCAGCCCAACGGGCTGGAGCTGACCCGCCACCGGTTCGGGACCGCGCCGAATGCGGGCGGGCTGTCGCACGGATTTGAGCTGCCGCGCAGCGCGGCGCGGGGCCAGTGGCGCCTGGCGCTGGAGCTGGACGGTGCCGGTGAAGCCGGCTCGACCCGGTTTGCGGTGGAAGACTTCGTCCCGCAACGCGTCGAGTTGACGTTGAACGCCGATACCGGCACCCCCATGCGGGCAGGCGAGACCCGCATGGTCGATGCCCGTGTGCGCTTCCTCTACGGCGCGCCGGGTGCAGGCCTTGTTGTTGAAGGTTCGGCGCGGGTCGAGCCAGATCCCAATCCTTTTCCCGGCTGGACCGGATACCGCTTCGGCCTGCACGACGAGCAATTCTCCGAGAGCCTCGAGGACCTGCCGCGCACCGCTGCGGACGGGCGCGGCGAGGCGCGCGTGCCGGTGTCTGCTGGCGGGCGCGGCGAGGAGTCATCCCTGCCGCTGCGCCTGCGCGCGGTGATCCGGGTCCAGGAGCCGGGCGGGCGCGCGGTCGCCGATGATGTGCGCATCCCCTACCGGCCCCAGGCGCGCTATGCCGCGCTTCGCTCTGAATTTGACGGTGCCGCCGAGCGCAACGCGCCGGCGCGTTTCTCGCTCATCGCCGTGGATGCGGACGGCGCGCCCGTGGCGGCGGACATGCAGTGGCGCCTGGTGCGCCGGGATTATAATTACGACTGGTACCGCACCGATGGCGGCGAGTGGCGCTGGCGCCGGTCGGAGCGTGTCGTGCCGGTTGAGAGCGGACAGACGCGCCTGGGCGGGGCGGATGCGGCGGAGATATCCACGGGGTCGCTGGCGTGGGGCGATTACACGCTGATCGTCTCTGACGGGGAGCGCGACATTGCCTCCACCGGCTTCTGGGTGGGGTATGGCGGCCGCGCCCAGGCCGGCGAGGAAGCGCCGGACACGGTGCGTGTGGCTGGTCCGGACACGGCACCGGAGGCGGGCTCCAATGCCGTCATCACCGTGCGTGCACCCTATGCGGGCCTCGCTGAAGTGGTGGTCGCCAATGACCGGATCCTGACCTCGCGCCAGATCGAGGTGAGCGAGGAAGGCGCACAAATCACCCTGCCGGTCACCGCAGACTGGGGTTCCGGTGCCTATGTGATGGTCAGCGTCTATACCCCGCGCGACGCCGTGGATCAGCCCCGCCCGCGCCGCGCAGTCGGCGTGGCCTGGGTGCCTGTGAACGTGGACGGGCGGACGTTCGATCTGACGCTGGATGCGCCGGAACGGGCAATTCCCGAGCAGCCGCTTGTGGTTAACATTCGCGCCGAAGGCGGCCCGCGCGCAGAGCGGGCGTGGGTGACGGTGGCGGCGGTGGATGAGGGGATTTTGCTCCTGACCAATTTCCGCTCGCCCAGTCCCGAGGACTGGTTCTTCGGACAGACGCAACTGGGCGTGGATTTGCTGGACGATTATGGCCGGGTGCTGGACCCCAATCAGGGTGCCGCCGCACCCGTGCGGTCTGGCGGCGACCAGATAGGGGCGGCGGGCCTCTCCGTGGTGCCCACCCGCACGGTCGCGCTGTTCTCCGGCCCGGTTCAGCTGGACCGGTCCGGGCGGGCATCGATTTCTCTGGATGTGCCTCAATTCAATGGTGAATTGCGCCTGATGGCGGTGGCGTGGTCTGAAGGCGGGCTGGGTTCCGCCTCGCGTCCGGTGACGGTGCGTGAGGATGCCCCGGCCGAGCTGATCCTGCCGCGCTTCATGTCACCGGGCGACACGGCGCAGGCCACGGTGACCGTTGATAACATTGACCTGCCCGCCGGCGCCTTCTCAGCGCAGATCAGCGCGACCGGTCCGCTTTCCGGGCCATCGGAGGCGGTGGAAATGACCCTGGAGCCGGGACAGCGCGAGGATAGGCGCGTCCGCCTGACCGCTGATACGGCGGGGATAGGCGAGCTGGTTCTCGCCGTGACGGGGCCGCAAAACTTCGCGACCGAGCGCAGCTATCCCATCGAGGTTCGCTCGGCCTGGCTGCCGGAATCCCGTGTCGAGCGGCGCACGCTGCGCCCGGGCGAAAGCTGGACACCGCCCGCCGCAGCGCTGGCCGGATATGTAGACGGGACAGGCTCCTTGCTGGTGAGCGCCTCGGCTTTCCCGATTGATATGGGGCCGCTCTATCGCGATCTGGCAGCCTACCCCTATGCCTGTACCGAGCAGAGTCTGAGCCGGGCCATGCCGCTGCTCTATGCCCGGCAGCTGGCCGGGTTGTCGGATGAGGAGATGCGCGGCGGTGCGGCCGCGGATGTGCGCCGGACGATTGAGCAAGTCCTGTCGCGCCAGAGCGGTGACGGTGCGTTCGGCCTGTGGCGTGTGGGCGACGGCCAGGCCTCGCCCTGGCTGGGCGCCTATGCCACTGATTTCCTTAGCCGCGCGGAGCAACAGGGCTATCCTGTGCCGCGTGCGGCGCTGGACCGGGCATTGAGCCAGCTGCAGCCCATAGCCCGGGGCGAGCTGTGGCGCGCCTACGGCTATAACACGAGCGTTCCTGAGGCCCGCTGGACGCGGGATACGCGCCAGCGCCTGGAAGACCGCAGCGCGGCGTATGCCCTGTATGTGCTGGCGCGCAACGGTCAGGCGGACCGCTCGCGCCTGCGCTACATGCATGACGAGCGCATCCGCCAGATCGAGAGCCCGCTGGCACGTGCCCATATCGGGGCAGGCCTGGCCGCCATGGGCGACCGGCCGCGCGCGGCCAGCGCGTTCGGGGCGGCGGTGGAGGCGCTGGGCTATCGCAATGAGGGTGACTGGTATCAGTCAGTGCGCCGCGACACGGCGGCGGTGCTGGCGCTGGCGGCGGAAGCGGGTCAAACCGGTATCGTCGAGCAGCTGGCAGGCAGGTTGTCACGCGACCTGCCCGAACCGTCGCGCCTGACCACGCAGGAGAAGGTATTCCTGATCCTGGCCGCACATGCGTTGGCGGGGGATAGTGAAGCTGCTTCAATCAGTTATGACGGTGCGGCCGACGATCCCGCGGCGGTGCGGTTTGACGCTGACACGCTGGCGCAGGCGGGCGCTTTCACCAATACCGGCACTCAACCGGTTTTCGTCACGATGCTGGCGCGCGGCGCGCCGGCCGAAGCCCCAGCCGCGTCGGCGTCCATGCTGCGCCTCGAAAAGACGATCCTGAACACGCGCGGCGAGACAGTTGATCCGGCCTCTGTTGTGCAAGGCGACCGGCTGGTTATCAGCCTCGAATTGACCCCGGAACGCCAGGCGATGGCCAGCTATGTCATCGCTGATCTTCTGCCTGCAGGCTTTGAAATTGAAGGCGTTCTGACCGCCGGGGACGGGGCTCCGGACGGGCCTTACGCCTTCCTGGGCGAGCTGAGCTATCCGCAAGTGGCCGAGGCGCGCGACGACCGGTTCGTCGCGGCGATCGAATCGCGCAGCGGGCGTACAGAGCGCTTCGCCTATGTGGTGCGGCCTGTGACGGCGGGCGAGTTCGCCCTGCCCGGCGCGGTGGCCGAAGACATGTACCGGCCTGACGTGACCGCGCGGACAGGGTCGGGCCGGCTGGCTATCCGGCCCTGA
- a CDS encoding SDR family oxidoreductase — MTRLENRLVLVTGASRGAGAAVAQACADARGDVLVHYARNRAAAEAVARALGPRCAGLVAGDLAEPDAARAVWDEAVRTGGRTPDALVLNHGIFEPAGIAASEADWRANWARTLQVNLTSCADLARLAARAWLDGQGGSLVAIASRAAHRGDDADHASYAASKAGLIALIKTLARAHAGQGLLAYAIAPGWIDTDMAPQDAAARAKAEADVPLGRMAAPEEIGALTAFLLSGACASATGATFDVNGASYVR; from the coding sequence ATGACCCGCCTTGAAAACCGCCTCGTCCTCGTCACCGGCGCCTCGCGCGGCGCGGGCGCGGCCGTCGCGCAGGCCTGCGCGGACGCGCGCGGGGATGTGCTGGTGCACTACGCGCGCAACCGCGCCGCGGCTGAAGCTGTGGCGCGGGCGCTGGGGCCGCGCTGCGCCGGTCTGGTCGCCGGCGATCTGGCCGAGCCGGATGCTGCGCGCGCTGTCTGGGACGAGGCGGTCCGCACCGGTGGCCGCACGCCGGACGCGCTGGTGCTCAATCACGGAATCTTCGAGCCTGCCGGGATCGCCGCAAGCGAGGCGGACTGGCGCGCCAACTGGGCGCGCACGCTGCAGGTCAATCTGACCTCCTGCGCGGATCTGGCGCGCCTGGCCGCACGGGCCTGGCTTGACGGCCAGGGCGGATCGCTGGTGGCGATCGCCTCGCGCGCCGCCCATCGCGGCGATGATGCCGATCACGCCTCCTACGCCGCGTCGAAGGCCGGTCTCATCGCCCTCATCAAGACGCTGGCGCGCGCCCATGCAGGGCAGGGTCTGCTCGCCTATGCCATCGCGCCGGGCTGGATCGACACCGACATGGCACCTCAGGACGCCGCTGCGCGGGCGAAGGCTGAGGCCGACGTGCCGCTCGGGCGCATGGCAGCACCGGAGGAGATCGGGGCGCTCACCGCTTTCCTTCTGTCGGGCGCGTGCGCGTCGGCCACGGGCGCCACGTTTGATGTGAATGGTGCCAGCTACGTGCGTTAG
- a CDS encoding lycopene cyclase family protein, which produces MKTDVDVVILGAGMAGLALARALTGPGRNLSVTVLEPRALRPDTRLWVFPAAPGHALARFARHETRDVSLAGRAGRLESGTLWTVPAADVQAAAVEAVSESVRSRLEAGVRIDGASVSGRGALVECGLGPIRARQVVDTRAGPNHAVGAQHWTQIVLSARIEGADIPAHFELSAPVVQSGGLNLIQRHALGGGVQLIEAVRYAPPGDDGACLASLLDSALPSPAARTARRTVLPLLPPPARRLNAGALIAAPPRAGGLRFVVGMEALRLSQWAQASAQAVSDGALMVPPPDPGSAARAPALSLARHLRDGAGPAAAWLTGMLKAREPDAALAFLAGTGRAR; this is translated from the coding sequence ATGAAAACGGACGTGGACGTGGTCATTCTGGGCGCTGGCATGGCGGGTCTGGCTCTGGCGCGGGCGCTGACCGGGCCGGGCCGCAATCTGTCGGTCACCGTATTGGAGCCGCGCGCCCTGAGGCCTGATACACGCCTGTGGGTTTTCCCCGCCGCCCCCGGTCATGCGCTGGCGCGTTTCGCGCGCCACGAGACGCGTGATGTCAGCCTTGCGGGCCGGGCGGGGCGCCTCGAATCCGGCACCCTCTGGACGGTCCCGGCAGCGGACGTTCAGGCGGCTGCCGTTGAAGCGGTGTCGGAGTCAGTCCGCTCGCGCCTTGAAGCCGGCGTGCGGATCGACGGGGCTTCGGTGTCGGGCCGCGGTGCGCTGGTCGAGTGCGGTCTGGGCCCCATCCGGGCCCGGCAGGTGGTGGATACGCGCGCCGGACCGAACCATGCCGTAGGGGCGCAGCACTGGACGCAGATCGTGCTGTCGGCGCGGATCGAGGGGGCGGACATCCCGGCGCATTTCGAACTCAGCGCCCCGGTCGTCCAGTCCGGCGGGCTGAACCTGATCCAGCGCCACGCGCTGGGGGGCGGCGTCCAGCTGATCGAGGCGGTGCGCTATGCACCGCCGGGCGATGACGGCGCCTGTCTGGCCAGCCTGCTGGACAGCGCGCTGCCATCTCCGGCGGCCCGAACTGCGCGCCGCACAGTCTTGCCCTTGCTGCCTCCACCTGCGCGCCGGCTGAACGCAGGGGCGTTGATCGCCGCGCCGCCCCGGGCTGGCGGCTTGCGCTTTGTGGTCGGCATGGAGGCGCTGCGCCTCAGCCAATGGGCGCAGGCGAGCGCGCAGGCCGTGTCAGACGGTGCGTTGATGGTGCCGCCGCCCGATCCGGGCTCGGCGGCGCGGGCGCCAGCCTTGTCGCTGGCCCGGCACCTGCGCGATGGGGCTGGTCCGGCTGCGGCCTGGCTCACCGGCATGCTCAAAGCACGGGAGCCGGACGCCGCGCTTGCCTTTCTCGCGGGCACAGGCCGCGCGCGCTAG
- a CDS encoding amidohydrolase family protein produces MSERYDCIIAGGLVIDGSGGAPVLEDVAIRAGRVAARGPGLDRSRADQIIDAEGFWVTPGLLDIHTHLDLEVEFDPALKEAVRHGTTTVLMSNCSLGLAFGNQRRNGEDPLVDCFARVENMPKPVLRKVADKAVWTSPAGYYAHLDDLPLGCNVIPLIPHSMLRIEVMGLTGAVTRTASDNDLRQMEEVLERAMTDGYPGFSTDALPFHFLSEDPNRRVKIPSQFGQYRELKRLTGVLRRHDRLWQATPPKDKPLAVLRNFSLTSGRLHGKPLKVTAVAAMDVASNKSLRRLALLLTRVFNSPLFGGHFRFQALAAPFKLFWDGPINPLAEEIPALRELNELDLEDVAGRRALLDDPAFQARFSKMWMTGKTGFGLNRLKRLLTAETLSFDRDFSEMVFYSGGPDIWTGETFAQVLGRFQAWRSDPSLARTTDERAAFEAMPDGAAEEPGFMLHLLRTYDLSLRWWTVSANRDPEIVRALLNHPQILPGFNDSGAHITNMAFYDGNLRGLQIAQSEGMERVASQVRRMTRDPAQFIGVDAGTMEIGDRADLVVIDPEALRAYDSEARSRFIWREDYGHEQMVNRSDGVVRCVLVSGVQVWDGERFTDAAGRQTLGRALRHTSWSPQRETLQVAAE; encoded by the coding sequence ATGAGCGAGCGCTATGACTGCATCATCGCAGGCGGGCTGGTCATTGACGGCAGCGGCGGTGCGCCGGTGCTTGAGGATGTTGCCATCCGGGCCGGACGGGTGGCCGCCCGCGGCCCCGGGCTGGACCGCTCGCGCGCCGATCAAATCATTGACGCCGAAGGTTTTTGGGTAACGCCGGGCCTTCTGGACATCCACACCCATCTCGATCTTGAAGTGGAGTTTGACCCGGCGCTGAAAGAGGCTGTCCGTCACGGCACCACCACGGTTCTGATGAGCAATTGCTCGCTGGGGCTGGCGTTCGGCAATCAGCGGCGCAATGGCGAGGATCCGCTGGTGGACTGCTTCGCCCGGGTGGAAAACATGCCCAAGCCGGTGCTGCGCAAGGTGGCCGACAAGGCGGTGTGGACCAGCCCGGCGGGCTATTACGCCCATCTCGACGATCTGCCGCTGGGCTGTAATGTCATCCCGCTCATTCCCCATTCCATGCTTCGCATCGAGGTGATGGGCCTGACCGGTGCCGTGACACGGACCGCATCGGACAATGATCTCAGGCAGATGGAGGAGGTGCTCGAGCGGGCGATGACTGACGGCTATCCGGGCTTCTCCACGGATGCGCTGCCCTTCCACTTCCTGTCCGAAGATCCCAACCGGCGGGTGAAAATCCCCTCCCAGTTCGGTCAGTACCGCGAGCTCAAACGCCTCACCGGCGTCCTGCGCCGCCATGACCGGCTCTGGCAGGCCACCCCGCCCAAGGACAAGCCACTGGCGGTGTTGCGCAATTTCTCGCTAACCTCCGGGCGCTTGCATGGAAAGCCGCTGAAGGTCACGGCGGTGGCGGCGATGGATGTCGCCTCCAACAAATCCCTGCGCCGTCTCGCGCTCTTGCTGACGCGGGTGTTCAACTCGCCCCTGTTTGGCGGCCATTTCCGTTTCCAGGCGCTGGCTGCGCCGTTCAAGCTGTTCTGGGACGGGCCGATCAACCCGCTGGCCGAGGAAATCCCGGCTTTGCGCGAGCTTAATGAGCTGGATCTCGAAGACGTGGCGGGCCGGCGCGCCTTGCTGGACGATCCGGCCTTCCAGGCGCGGTTTTCAAAGATGTGGATGACCGGCAAGACCGGGTTCGGGCTCAACCGCCTGAAGCGCCTCCTGACGGCGGAAACCCTCTCATTCGACCGCGATTTCAGTGAGATGGTCTTTTATTCGGGCGGGCCGGACATCTGGACAGGCGAGACCTTCGCCCAGGTTCTGGGCCGGTTCCAGGCCTGGCGGTCAGACCCGTCTCTGGCACGCACCACAGACGAGCGCGCGGCCTTCGAGGCGATGCCTGACGGGGCCGCAGAGGAGCCGGGCTTCATGCTCCATCTCTTGCGCACGTATGATCTGTCCCTGCGCTGGTGGACGGTCTCGGCCAATCGCGATCCGGAGATCGTGCGCGCGCTGCTGAACCATCCCCAGATCCTGCCCGGCTTCAATGATAGCGGGGCGCACATCACCAATATGGCCTTCTATGACGGCAATCTGCGCGGCCTCCAGATCGCCCAGTCTGAGGGTATGGAGCGTGTGGCGAGCCAGGTGCGGCGCATGACCCGCGACCCGGCACAGTTCATCGGCGTGGACGCCGGGACCATGGAGATTGGTGACCGGGCCGACTTGGTGGTCATCGATCCCGAAGCCCTGCGCGCCTATGATTCCGAGGCCCGCTCCCGCTTCATCTGGCGCGAGGATTATGGGCACGAGCAGATGGTCAACCGTTCAGACGGCGTGGTGCGCTGCGTGCTCGTCAGTGGTGTCCAGGTCTGGGACGGCGAGCGCTTCACCGACGCTGCGGGCCGCCAGACCCTCGGCCGCGCCCTGCGCCACACCAGCTGGAGCCCGCAGCGTGAAACGCTGCAGGTGGCGGCTGAGTGA